Genomic DNA from Jonesia denitrificans DSM 20603:
ACTGGGCCGAAAAATACGGGATCGGTGTGAACTTCGCCGCCCAACTCAAGGTTGGGCCCGAGGAAGTACTAGCACGCCCCGAGATGAAAAAGATGGACCCCTCGGCCCAGTACGCGATCATCGCCACACGTGAAGCGTGGGCTGACGCAGGCACACCTGATGTTGACCCCACGCGTCTTGGTGCGGTCGTGTCCTCAGGGATTGGTGGCATCTGGACCACCCTCGATGGATGGGACACCCTCCGTGAACGTGGTGGCCGCCGGGTACTGCCCATGACCGTGCCCATGCTCATGCCTAACTCTCCTGCCGCCTACGTTGAACTTGAGGTCGGAGCCCAAGCCGGAGCCCACGCCCTCGTGTCAGCCTGCGCTTCGGGCGCAGAGGCCATTGGCTACGCCGTGGACATGATCCGTCTCGGCCGTGCAGATGTTGTGGTCGCTGGTGGCACTGAAGCGGCAATCCACCCGATGCCGCTGGCAGCGTTCGCTGCATCGCGCACCTTGTCAGGGCGCAACGACGACCCCGCCCGCGCATCGCGCCCTTATGACACCGACCGTGACGGTTTTGTCATGGCAGAGGGCGCAGGAATCGTTGTCCTCGAAAGCGAAGCACACGCAAAAGCGCGCGGCGCGAAAATATACGCCGAAATTTCAGGTGTGGGCTTGTCCTCCGACGCCTACCACCTGACGTCCCCTGAACCCACAGGACGTGGACAGATCGCTGCGATGGAACGAGCAATCGCAAACGCAGCCATTGCCAAGAACGACATCCACCACATCAACGCACACGCAACCTCGACAACAGTGGGTGACCTCATCGAGGCGCGCGCAATTCGTACTCTTCTCGGTGACACTGCAGACCAGGTGAAGCTCTCTGCGACGAAGTCGCTCACTGGTCACCTGCTTGGGGGTGCTGGCGCCTTGGAGACAATCTTCTCCATCTTGGCTGTGCGCGACCGTGTCGCACCCCCCACGATCAACGTGGAGAACCCAGACCCAGAACTCACCTTGGACCTGGTTCGCACCACACCGCGTGACCTGCCCACTGGGGATATTGCTGCACTGAACAACTCATTTGGGTTCGGAGGGCACAACGTTGCCCTCGTCGTGCGCAATCATTAACGCCCAGGAGCACATTCACGGTAAAGCTGTGGGCCGCCCGTTTCTTCACGGGCGGCCCACAGCTTTATTGTCGTTATTGTCTTGTGCCTTGTTCACAGCACCTGGACACTCCTAGCCAACCTGGTGCAGCCAACGCACCGGGGCGCCTTCACCGGCGTAGCGGAAAGGTTCAAGTTCTTCATCCCAGGCTGTTCCCAACGCAAGGTCAAGCTCCCGACGCATCCGGTACGAATCATAGGAATGCTCCATGGCTGCTCGCACCCGCATTTCAGGGACCACAATGTTTCCGTGGACATCCATTTGCGCGTGGAACACACCCAACGACGGTGTATGACTCCACCGAGATCCATCAGCACCAGCTGATGGGTCCTCAGTCACTTCGAAACGAAGTTGCTCCCACCCACGTAGAGCAGAAACAACTTTTGCCCCGGTCCCTTGGTGTCCTTGCCACGACAATTCTGTCCGCATCAGACCCCGAGCTGCGGGTTGTGGGGTCCATTCACAGTGCACCCGGACCCCAAGAACGTTGCTCACCGCCCACTCCACGTGAGGGCACATCGCTTTCGGCGCCGAGTGCACAAAAAAGACACCACGGGTTAAGGCACCAGCCATCATTTCCTCCTTGGGTGAGGTGCGTCTTCCCCTACGACCTCATCCACCTGGGATACAACTGATGCTGTGACCATATTGCCTGACAAATGTGTCTGGCGCAACGGCCCACCAAAAAACACAACCTCCTACAACGACGCTCTCAGCTCCTGCATCGCCCGGCGGCGAACTGACCGTTCAAGACGGTCCAAATACAGCAACCCATCAAGGTGATCCACTTCGTGCTGCAAGCACCGACCCATCAGGTCTGTACCCTCGACCGTCAGTGGACGTCCATCAAGGTCAATGCCCTCAACTCGCGCATACATATGGCGGCGCGTGGGGTACCACAACCCAGGAACAGACAAACATCCCTCGTCGCCGTCTTGATAACTCTCCTCAGAAAGCTCAACGATTCGTGGATTGATCACATACCCGAGATCATCGTCAATGTTGTACGCAAACGCCCGGAGATTCACCCCAATTTGGTTGGCTGCCAGGCCAGCACGGCCCTCCATGTCAACCGTCTCCAACAGGTCTTCGACCAGCCCTTTGACCCGGTCGTCGATATGGGTGATTTCGTCGCACTTCGTGCGCAAGACCGGATCAGGGACTACGCGAATCTCACGCATCGCCATAACGTTCCTCCAGTACCGACATGTCGCCGTTGTGTGAAAGCGCGTTCTCCAACGGAGGACACGAATGGTGCCCCAAGCAGGACTTGAACCCGCGACCAAGAGATTATGAGTCTCCTGCTCTAACCAGCTGAGCTATTGGGGCGCCCCTTAAGGCTACCGTGTTTGAGGCCTGCTCAACGACCAAAATCACGTTAACGTGGTGTCATGTTGTTCACGCGATCGACCTTACCTCGCGATATCGCCTCACGCGCCCGCACCCTCTCACGCCCTCCTTTCCTTGCATGGATGCGCGACACCCCTCACTCAACGAGTCAAATAACGGCGACAACACGTTTCCTCATTGCCACCCGCTCGCACCTCGTCCTCATCACCGAAAACAATGCGGAGCAAGCCTCGCCGACCCCATCAAGCTCAGCCGTAAGCCCCGACGGTGACAACCGGTGGGAGTGGTCACACGTTGACCGGGCATCCTGGGATCCAACCGACCAGAAACTGACCGTGACTTTCACCACGTCCACAGAACCTCTGACGGTAACTGCCAGCACAGACACCCCCGTGCGCTTTCTCACAGTTCTGCGTGAACGCATTGAACACACGGTCGTCATGAGCGAGACAATCACGCTTGATAACAGCAGAAACGTGCGCATTGCACTGCGTCGCACCCCCAACGGCGACACCTTCATTGAAGTCCTCCACGACCGCAACGCCCCACCTACTGACCACGAAATTCGGACAAAGGTAACACCTGTGGTGGCGCGCTTCCGCGAGCTGTCCGGAGCACCCTTGAAAACCTGCTAGAGTTTTATCTGCGGATCACGCGGTCAAGGCTCTTGACCGGTGGCACCCATTCCCGCGTAGCTCAACGGCAGAGCATCCGACTGTTAATCGGACGGTTACTGGTTCGAATCCAGTCGCGGGAGCCACACCACACTCACTACGCATTCCCGCGTAGCTCAACGGCAGAGCATCCGACTGTTAATCGGACGGTTACTGGTTCGAATCCAGTCGCGGGAGCCACACACTGTGGGGCAGAAGAACACTGGTTCTTCTGCCCCACAGTCATATCCAGTCACATCCACAACAAACCCACACCCGTGTGTGCCGTCGCCTCACATCAGTCCACGTCATCACTCCGTGTCCCGCAGTTGACGACGCTGCGCCTCAAGGTCAACCAACAAGGTATACACCTCCTGGTACGCCTCCGGGTCTGACGCGTAGTCCATCCGCTGTAGCCGCGACTTCACATCACCAATCTGACGTGTCATGCCCATATCAATAAAAGCGCGCACAATCCCTTGCACATACAACGGCATCGCCTCAGGACGATCCTCTGGTAACGGAGCCACACTCAGTTCATTGACCAACACGCGAACCGGATCAGCCGCCGCCTCAAGGACAGCCTCCACCCACTCCACAGCACTCAACGACGCAGCCGCTGTTAACCCACCAGCAGCTCGAATCGCATCAAACACAGCACGCCACGCAGGAACAGCAAAGGCCTGGGCAGGAAGCGCATCAAACACCGCCCCAGGCACCTCATGCGGTTGCTGCAACATCACTTCCAACGTTTGGCGCTCCAACCGAGCTACCGGATCCGACGCATGAGGGGCAGGTGCCCCATCCAGAGCCTCTGTGGTCTGTGCGTCGCTCGGCTCCCCACCAGAGGATCTCGATGACCGTCCCGCCCGCTGGACCGCCTGACGCACCACATCAAGGTCCATTCCCAGCCAACCAGCCAACACCCGCGAATACTCCGGGCGCAACGCCGCATCACGAATCGAGGCAACAACCGGAGCACACTGACGCAACGCCCCCACACGCCCCTCCGCTGTGTGCAAAGGAAAAGCCTCCAAGGTGGTCCGTAACACAAACTCAAACAACGGGACACGCCGATTCACCAAATCCGCCACCGCAGCAGGACCCCGCTGCTGACGCAACTCACACGGATCAAGTCCATCTGGTTGCACCGCAACAAACGTTTGCGCCAAAAAACGCTGTTCCTCATCAAACGCACGCATCGCAGCTTTACGGCCAGCAGCATCACCATCAAACGTGAAAATAATCTCCCCGCCCATGGACCCGCCAGAAGCTAACCGCACGCCCCCACCTGCATGAGTGTCACCAAGCAAACGCCGAACAAACTTCACATGGTCCACCCCAAAAGCTGTCCCACACGTAGCCACCGCGGTCGTGACACCCGACAAATGAGCAGCCATCACATCGGTGTACCCCTCAACAACAACAACACGTTTCTCTTTCGCGATGTCGCGCTTAGCAAGATCAATCCCGTACAACACCTGCGACTTCCGGTACAAAGACGTTTCCGGGGTGTTCAAATACTTTGGCCCCTGATCATCGTCATACAGTCGACGCGCGCCAAAACCAATCACCTCACCAGTGACATCACGAATCGGCCACATCAACCGGCCACGGAATCTGTCATACATACCCCGCTGGCCCGACGACATCAGCCCCGTGCCCTGGATTTCCTCGGTCGTGAACCCCTTGGAACGCAACACAGTCAATAAGTGATCCCACCCTTTCGGGGCATATCCCACCCCAAAATGTGCCGCATCGTCCCGCGAAAAAGACCGGTCCGCCAGGAACTGCCGCGCCGTCGCCGCTTCCGACGACATCAACTGCTCCTGGTAATACGCTGCAGCGATCCGATGCGCTGCAAGTAACCGAGCACGCCGCGACGGTTCCTCGCCTCGACGTTCACTGCCCTCCTCGTACCTCAACGTGAGCCCCACACGGCCAGCGAGATACTCCACCGCCTCCGTAAACGTCAGCCCATCCACTTTCTGGATGAAACTGATGACGTCCCCACCCTCACCACACCCAAAACAGTGATATCGGCCTACATGTGGCCGTACATGAAATGATGGGCTTTTTTCATCATGAAATGGGCATAGCCCCTTCATCGACCCGACACCCGCGGGTTTGAGAGTCACATGCTCACCGACAATGTCATCGATTTTTGCCCGCTCACGCACAGCATCTACATCGTCGCGCTTAATTAAGCCAGCCACAGTCCCACCTCCGTCCTGCTTCCAGCATCAGTTCACGGCACGCAACAGTCCCACACACGCAACCGATCACAGGAACAGGGTCTCCCCGTTCAAACACCACCGTTGGTGCCACCGCAACGCTGACACGTCGGTCAGGGACGCGACCTGGTCAATCACTACACGCAACCTCGCCCCCTCGTCACGAGCCACATGCCAGTCACCACGAAACGCCGGTTCAAGCGCCTCAGCCCCATGATAGGAAAGCGCCTTCACCAAATCCTCAATCACCACGCGCTGGTCAATGTAGGTCCGCTGAGTCTCACGCGGCGCCATGACATACGCCACCGCAAGTCCTTTCAACACCAGAATCTCCGCCAACGTTTCCTGCGGAACAATCAAATTCGCGTTGTACCTCGTTAACGGACCATCCCCATACTCTTGCCGAGTCGCATGCTGGGCAGCTTGGGCAAAACGACCAATGAGCTGCGAGGTCGCATCTTTCAACACCGCTAACGCACGGCGCGACCCATCAAAGTCAGTCACAAGTAGTTTCGCGGCACGAAGACGCGCAATCGCGGCACGAAGGTCATCAGCTGACACAAGGTGCCCATACCAGTCAGTCGTATAGTCAATGACACGAGTTTGCTCGTCATCGGCGTGCAGCATCGCCAAGTCCAAGGTTCCGCCCGCGATCGCGTCCTCAACGTCATGCACGGAATACGAAATATCATCTGCCAGGTCCATCACCTGGGCTTCCAAGCATTGGCGTCCCTCAGGTGCGCCTTGCCGCAGCCACTCAAACACAGGGACATCGTCCTGGTAAACACCAAACTTGTGGGTGCGTTGACCGTCCTTCACCGGACGTTCAGCAAAGGACCAGGGGTACTTCACGGACGCATCCAACGAAGCTCGGGTGAGGTTGAGCCCCGCAGGCACGCCCGTGGAAGAAAACACCTTCGCTTCCAAGCGCGTAAGTAACCGTAACGTCTGTGCGTTTCCCTCAAACCCACCGATGTCATGGGCGATCTCCGCAAGCGCCCGCTCCCCGTTGTGGCCAAAGGGTGGGTGTCCTAGGTCGTGGGCAAGGCAGGCGGCGTCCACAACGTCCGGGTCGCAGCCAAGCGCTTTCCCCAGTTCCCGCCCCACCTGCGCTACCTCAAGTGTGTGGGTGAGGCGGTTACGAATAAAGTCATTGCTTTCTGGGCCAAGGACTTGGGTCTTGTCCGACAGCCGCCGCAACGCTGAAGAATGGAGAATTCGCGCACGGTCCCGCTCAAAGGGCGTGCGGTTCGGGTTCTTCGCTGATTCTGGGACGAGCCGATCAAGGTCAGCGTCGTCATACCCTGAAGCGAGTTGTCCTGCCACACGTAATGTCACAGTGCAACACTATCCAATGAGCGACCCATTTCCCTATCTGATGCGCCACATGTGGACGGCGGGACCGGTCGCAGGTACCACAAGGTGACCGTCGGTAACAGTTGTCTCACCGTGACCATAGATCAATTCAGGGTTCTTGGCGGCGGGACTTTGTGCGCAGGTGTGTGCCGATGCGTCCCACACCATCCGATCCGCGACTGTCAGTGGGATGCGAACCCCAGACCATGGCGCCCGAGCAAGAGCAATAATGATGGTGTCGCGAGAATCCTGCCGAGCGAACACCACCGCATCGTCAGTTGTGTGGAGCCACCGCAGTGAGCCGGTGGATAGTGCTGGGTGCTCCTTGCGCAGGCGAATCAGCGCTGTGTAGATGGCCAGCGTGTCGGCGTCCCATCGGGTGGGGTCGTTCCACGGCATGGTCGACCGTGCGTGTTCCCCGTTAGTTCCGGTCAATCCCACTTCATCACCGGCAAAGACTACGGGCGCGCCCAGGTAAGTGAAGAGAAGCGCGGCGGCAAGCTCCACCTTGTCCGCCGACCCCACCAGGGTACGCAGTCGAGGGGTGTCATGCGATCCCAGCATGTTCCACTGGGACATGAGCGTGGTGAACGGGTAGACGGAATCGAAGGTCCGCATGACCTGAACCATGGTCGTGCCATCGATTCGAGGCATCCGCGCAGGAAGACCAAACGCCGGGATGTCCGCTTCGCTGCTGGCTAGCCACGCCCACACGGGACGGGTGAACGCTGAGTAGTTCATGTTTCCGTGCCAGCCACCAAGACCAAGATCCGCTGAGGCATCATGAAAGTGTTCAGCGATCAACAACGCATCAGGGTTGATCTCAAGCATTGTTGTGCGGATTGTTTTCGCTACATCGTGGGTGACATCCATGTCTTGGTAGCGGCCAGTCATGTTCGCAACATCAACCCGCCATCCATCAAGGCTGAAAGGTGGCTGAAGCCACCGCCCAATAACCGACTGTGGTCCCTTAATCATCGTGCTGCGCAGTTGTTCAGACGTGTAGTTCAGCTTGGGCAAGGAGGGGTGTTCTAACCAACAGGCGTACCCGGGCTCCTGAGGAATCCAATAGAAGAAATCACGTTCCACTGCATCAGGGTCGTGTGCTGCGCGAGTAAACCACTCATGTGATGCGCCAGTGTGGTTTGTGGTGATGTCCCCCATCAGGTGCATGCCACGGTCGTGGACCGCCTGCGACAGACGCTCATAGGCGTCATCCCCGCCAAGGAGCGGGTCCACACTGTCAAACGTGGATGCGTCATAGCGGTGATTGGACTGCCCGGGAAACACCGGGGTGAGGTAGACAGTCCCGACACCGAGGTCAGTGAGATGGTCCAGGTGCTCGACGATCCCGTCAAGATCCCCACCAAAGAAATGCTCGGAGACACCTGGCCCACTGGCAATGGGTTCTTCGTTCCACTCAGTTGCTGGGATCGCCCACGAAGGAAGAGACGTCTCAGAGAGTTTGGGGGCGGTGGAGGAGCGCGCGAACCGGTCTGGGAAGATCTGGTACACCACTCCGTCATGGAGCCACTTGGGTGCAGGAGCGTGCACGCTCAACTGAAAATCGTGTGCGTCAGGAACATCGTGGGTGAACCATCCCTTTTGGTTCACCCACCCGTACCCTGACTCGAGGACCACAAAAAATCGGTACCGCGTGGTGGGATTGTGGACCAACACGTCAGCCTCGTACCATGACTCGTCCGCACCCTCGTGGAGCAGACGGGCAGGACGTAAGCGCGGTTCACCATCACGGACCATCCGCACGTGTACCTCACGGGCATTGATGCCCGCCGGCACCCGCAGTCGTACGCGCACCTCCTCCCCCAACAACGGGGTCAGCTTCTCAACGTAGAGCGCAGACCCATCATGGTGGGGAACAAGATACACAGCAGGAATCGACCCAGGTGAGGCGGGCATCGTCGTGGTTATCCCTTCACAGAACCGGCTGTCAGACCGGACACAATGTACTTTTGGAGGAACAGGAAGAGTGTGACAATCGGGATCGCCGCCAAGACAGCACCCGCAGCAAACAAGCCCCACGGAGCGTTCCGTTCGTCTGCAGCCCACTGATACAAGCCCACCGCCAAAGTCATTTTGTCAGTGTGCGACAGAACAGTCTTCGCGATGATGAACTCTCCGTATGCTCCGATGAACGCAAGCAACCCCACCACTGCGAGGATCGGCGAGACAAGACGCAAGATGATTGTCCAGAAAATCTGTGCGTGGCTTGCGCCATCAATCTTGGCAGCCTCATCAATTTCGTGCGGGACCGTGTTGAAGAACCCATACATGAGGAAGGTGTTGACCCCGAGTGCGCCACCCAGGTACACAGCGATCAACCCTAGTTGATTGTTGGCACCAAGGAACGGGAAAACCTCACGCAACGACAGCAACAGCAAGAAGATCGCCACCACTGCAAGCATTTGCGGGAACATCTGGATAATGAGTAACGCGGTTAACGATGCGCGGCGCCCAGTGAACCGGAAGCGTGAGAACGCATACGCTGCTGCCCCACCCATGAGAACCGTTCCGATGGCTGCCGCTGACGAGATAAACAGCGAGTTGAGAGCCCACTGAGCAAATCCAGTGTCAAACAAGTTGGCGTAATTGTCCGGCTTCACTTCGGAGAAGAGTTCGTTGGAGCCAGTCAAGGTGGTTCGTGGCTTCAACGAGGCACTGAACACGTAGATGAGGGGGAAGATCGCGTACACAATCCCGATAACACCCACAATGTGCCGCCAGCCCACTTGACGCCACCACTGGGCCCCTTTGAGGCGACTATCACGAATCTCAAGGTGTGACGCGCGTGATTTCACTGCAGCAGACATCTCAGATCTCCTCCAACTGCTTGGTCTTACGGAAGCCAAGCCACGAGATGATTCCAACGAAGATGAAGATCAGGATGGACACAGCAGACGCCAACCCGTACTGCTTCACCCCTGATTCGAACGCAACCGAGTACACCATCGAGATCAAAATATCTGTGGACCCGATGAGCAGTGGGCTTCCGGTGAAGTTGGGGCCACCACCGGTCAGCATGTAGATCAGTGCGAAGTTATTGAAGTTAAACGCAAAGCTCGAGATCAGCAATGGAGCCGTGGAGACCATGAGCAACGGCAAAATAATGGACCGCAGCACACGCCAAGGGGACGCACCATCAACGCGCGCCGATTCCAGGACATCGGAAGGGATGGATTGCAATGTCCCAGTACAGATCAGGAACATGTATGGGAATCCGAGCCAAAGGTTCACCATGATAATGGAGAACTTTGCAAGCCACGGGTCAGTCAACCAAGGTACTGAACTACCTTGCAAAATGACCTCGTTGATGAAACCAAAACGTTCGTTGAGCATCCCTCGCCACACCAGCGCTGAGAGGAACCCAGGGAACGCATAGGGCAGGATCAGCAGCGAACGGTAGAACTTTCGGCCTCGCACACGAGGGTCGTTAAAGACCAGTGCAAGTGCCAACCCCAAGGCAAATGTTGTGGCAACAGATAAGAAAGCAAAGACGAACGTCCACACAAGGATTTGGAAGAAGGGGCCAGACAACCGGGAGTCAGTGAACATCTTGGTGAAGTTCTCGCCCCCCACAAAGACGCGCCATCCAGGGCTGAGTTCTTCCCCATCAGCGGAGACAAAGTTCCCTCGGTCGCTTGGGGTGTACTCGACGCCCGTCTCGACGTTCGTCATGACATCGCGAGACTCGTCATACTCCAAAACGGACCGGTACACGTAGGCGTTGGTCGCATCGGTGGTGCGCAGGGACCCGTCATTGGGGTCATCGGAAATAGGAACGCGGAGGTTCACTACCTCATCCTGGTTGGCAGCAATTTGTGCGAAGTCGAGGATCGTGTAGCCGTCGATGTCAGTAATGCGGGCACCGTCGTTGGGCGCATCGATGTTCTCAAGAGCGGTGTCGTTGGCACCAACTTTGGACTGTCCATCATCAACGATCCCGAAAGCGATGTTGCCATCTGCATCTTCAAGGACAGTGATGGGGTAACCAGCAGTTCCTTCGACTCGTTTTTCGTTGTACGAAAGGATCGAGGAGATCGCATCTGCTTTGGTGGAGTTGTGGCCGTCGCCGTAGTTCGTAAAGGCCACATACCCGGTGTACACCATGGTGAACAGTTGGTAAGTGAACAGGAAGAGAAGCCCCGGGTACAGGTATTTGCCGGGAATTGCGCGGCGCGAAAAGTACACCCAGTTGGCAACGATAACGGCGATAGCGAGGCCAGTGAAAACACCCCATGCGCCAACCGCCCACGAAGCGTAGAGCCCGTACAAGCCAAAGGCGTTGATAACGGCCATGATAGCGAGCTTCGCGAAGAAGCCCGCAGTGAAGTTCCGTGCCGGAGAGGCATCCTGAATGCCTGCCCCCGACCGTTTCCTCGAGTGCGGCGGTGTGGCCGCCTGCTGCCCGATTGACATGTCTCTCCTTGAGAATTATCCCGCCAAGCCAGGTACGGCTGTGCGTGTGTCCACTGCTAACCTACGTTGTCTTAGTGACAACGGCATCGGGGGCCCCGCGAAGACGCAAGACCCCCGATGACTGTGTCGTGGTGCGGTTCGCTGCGGGTGCGAACCTACGCCGGGAGATTAGCCTCCGGCGATCTCACTGTTGATGTTTTCCAGCATGCGGTCCCATGCAGCTACGGGGTCCTTTTCTTGACCGGTGAAGATCGCCACCTGGGTCGCACCCCAGTAAGCCCACACAGATCCCATTTCTGGGATGGATGGCATAGGAGCACCCGCTGCGGCCACTTCACCAAAGGATTTCGCAAGCTCGTCCGTCATTTTGTCAGCTGATGCAGTCAAGGCTGGCACTCGCCCACCTGCTGCGTGGATTTCATCTGCTGCTTCTTCAGTGGAGAGGTAGTTCACCACGAAGTCCTGGGCAAGAACAGGGTTGTTTGCCTTAGCAGAGATGTACGCGCCTTGCACTCCGACAAATGGTTGTGCAGGTTCTCCACCAGCAGACGGAACCTCGTGGACCGAGATCGTCATGCCTTCAGCAGCAAATTCATTGGCGTACCAAGGGCCGGTGATGATGTAAGGGGACTCTCCCTTTATGAAGGCTTCTTTTGCCTGGTCTCCACCGATGTTGGAGTCGAGGATTCCCTCGCCACCAAGCTTCTTCAGGTACTCAGCGAAGTTGTGTCCAGCTTCGCCGCCCATACCGAGTTCCGTCGTGTAAGAACCGTCGTCCTCGGAGGTGAACACGGGTGCACCGAAGGATGTCTGCAGTGGGTACATGTGGTAGGCGTCGCCTTCAGCACCCTGCTGCAAGAGAACGGGGTACTTGGCGTCCAGTTCCTTGCCTTGTTCGATCAGTTCGTCGAACGTGGCAGGGGTTTCGGTGGCAAGTTCGTCGTTGCGGACCAGGGCAATGGATTCAATTGCGTACGGGACACCGTAGTTTGTGCCTTCGTAGGCGAACGCTTTGGTTGCTGCTTCGGCGAAGCCAGCAGCCTTGTCACCCAGTTCAACTGGGGCGACAACACCGTTGGACACGAACTCGCCGAGCCAGTCGTGCGCACCGATGATGACGTCTGGGCCTTCACCAGTGGGAACTTGTTGGACGAATTCGGTGCGGATGTCACCGGATGCCTTTTGCACAACCTGAACGTCGACACCTCGCTCATCAGCGAACTTCTGGATGACGGATTCAAAGTCGTTGATTCGAGTTTCGTCGACCCAGATTGTCATGCTGCCGGCAACGCCCGTTGATTCGCTCGCGGTGGGCTCGTTGTCGTTGTTGTCGGAACCGCCGGAGCAGGACGCGAGAACAAGTGCCATACCGAGTGCTGCAGCTGTTGCTGGGATGCCTCTTTGCATCGTGTTTCTCCAATGTCATACGGGGATGGGAAGCAGTCCATCGATGTGAGTGACTGCGATGCAAGAGACATTACGTGATTTTCTGCAAGTCATGCAAGTCCTTGCAGAAACTTTCATGTAACGATTGAATAGAGACCGGTAAAGGCCGTACACTCACTGTTCAGAGAATGAACAAAAGCGGCTAGTGGCCCCGTGATTACGCGGTTCGACGACGTTCCTGCGCTAAACTCGGGCACAGCTCAGCTCCCTGCAAACCTTGCAAAGGAGACCTGACAGCCACGCGCCGCCCACTCGCATCGATCAATCGACAAGGAGGTCCGAGGTGTCTTCGATCAACCTGTCGGGCCCACACAAGACCCGGCTTACAGACCTTGCAGAACAAGCCGGTGTTTCCACCGC
This window encodes:
- the fabF gene encoding beta-ketoacyl-ACP synthase II, whose protein sequence is MSTTVVVTGLGATTPLGGDVASTWKAALAGESGARTLDNDWAEKYGIGVNFAAQLKVGPEEVLARPEMKKMDPSAQYAIIATREAWADAGTPDVDPTRLGAVVSSGIGGIWTTLDGWDTLRERGGRRVLPMTVPMLMPNSPAAYVELEVGAQAGAHALVSACASGAEAIGYAVDMIRLGRADVVVAGGTEAAIHPMPLAAFAASRTLSGRNDDPARASRPYDTDRDGFVMAEGAGIVVLESEAHAKARGAKIYAEISGVGLSSDAYHLTSPEPTGRGQIAAMERAIANAAIAKNDIHHINAHATSTTVGDLIEARAIRTLLGDTADQVKLSATKSLTGHLLGGAGALETIFSILAVRDRVAPPTINVENPDPELTLDLVRTTPRDLPTGDIAALNNSFGFGGHNVALVVRNH
- a CDS encoding DUF3145 domain-containing protein; amino-acid sequence: MAGALTRGVFFVHSAPKAMCPHVEWAVSNVLGVRVHCEWTPQPAARGLMRTELSWQGHQGTGAKVVSALRGWEQLRFEVTEDPSAGADGSRWSHTPSLGVFHAQMDVHGNIVVPEMRVRAAMEHSYDSYRMRRELDLALGTAWDEELEPFRYAGEGAPVRWLHQVG
- the def gene encoding peptide deformylase, whose amino-acid sequence is MAMREIRVVPDPVLRTKCDEITHIDDRVKGLVEDLLETVDMEGRAGLAANQIGVNLRAFAYNIDDDLGYVINPRIVELSEESYQDGDEGCLSVPGLWYPTRRHMYARVEGIDLDGRPLTVEGTDLMGRCLQHEVDHLDGLLYLDRLERSVRRRAMQELRASL
- the dnaG gene encoding DNA primase translates to MAGLIKRDDVDAVRERAKIDDIVGEHVTLKPAGVGSMKGLCPFHDEKSPSFHVRPHVGRYHCFGCGEGGDVISFIQKVDGLTFTEAVEYLAGRVGLTLRYEEGSERRGEEPSRRARLLAAHRIAAAYYQEQLMSSEAATARQFLADRSFSRDDAAHFGVGYAPKGWDHLLTVLRSKGFTTEEIQGTGLMSSGQRGMYDRFRGRLMWPIRDVTGEVIGFGARRLYDDDQGPKYLNTPETSLYRKSQVLYGIDLAKRDIAKEKRVVVVEGYTDVMAAHLSGVTTAVATCGTAFGVDHVKFVRRLLGDTHAGGGVRLASGGSMGGEIIFTFDGDAAGRKAAMRAFDEEQRFLAQTFVAVQPDGLDPCELRQQRGPAAVADLVNRRVPLFEFVLRTTLEAFPLHTAEGRVGALRQCAPVVASIRDAALRPEYSRVLAGWLGMDLDVVRQAVQRAGRSSRSSGGEPSDAQTTEALDGAPAPHASDPVARLERQTLEVMLQQPHEVPGAVFDALPAQAFAVPAWRAVFDAIRAAGGLTAAASLSAVEWVEAVLEAAADPVRVLVNELSVAPLPEDRPEAMPLYVQGIVRAFIDMGMTRQIGDVKSRLQRMDYASDPEAYQEVYTLLVDLEAQRRQLRDTE
- a CDS encoding deoxyguanosinetriphosphate triphosphohydrolase, coding for MTLRVAGQLASGYDDADLDRLVPESAKNPNRTPFERDRARILHSSALRRLSDKTQVLGPESNDFIRNRLTHTLEVAQVGRELGKALGCDPDVVDAACLAHDLGHPPFGHNGERALAEIAHDIGGFEGNAQTLRLLTRLEAKVFSSTGVPAGLNLTRASLDASVKYPWSFAERPVKDGQRTHKFGVYQDDVPVFEWLRQGAPEGRQCLEAQVMDLADDISYSVHDVEDAIAGGTLDLAMLHADDEQTRVIDYTTDWYGHLVSADDLRAAIARLRAAKLLVTDFDGSRRALAVLKDATSQLIGRFAQAAQHATRQEYGDGPLTRYNANLIVPQETLAEILVLKGLAVAYVMAPRETQRTYIDQRVVIEDLVKALSYHGAEALEPAFRGDWHVARDEGARLRVVIDQVASLTDVSALRWHQRWCLNGETLFL
- a CDS encoding glycoside hydrolase family 13 protein, with protein sequence MPASPGSIPAVYLVPHHDGSALYVEKLTPLLGEEVRVRLRVPAGINAREVHVRMVRDGEPRLRPARLLHEGADESWYEADVLVHNPTTRYRFFVVLESGYGWVNQKGWFTHDVPDAHDFQLSVHAPAPKWLHDGVVYQIFPDRFARSSTAPKLSETSLPSWAIPATEWNEEPIASGPGVSEHFFGGDLDGIVEHLDHLTDLGVGTVYLTPVFPGQSNHRYDASTFDSVDPLLGGDDAYERLSQAVHDRGMHLMGDITTNHTGASHEWFTRAAHDPDAVERDFFYWIPQEPGYACWLEHPSLPKLNYTSEQLRSTMIKGPQSVIGRWLQPPFSLDGWRVDVANMTGRYQDMDVTHDVAKTIRTTMLEINPDALLIAEHFHDASADLGLGGWHGNMNYSAFTRPVWAWLASSEADIPAFGLPARMPRIDGTTMVQVMRTFDSVYPFTTLMSQWNMLGSHDTPRLRTLVGSADKVELAAALLFTYLGAPVVFAGDEVGLTGTNGEHARSTMPWNDPTRWDADTLAIYTALIRLRKEHPALSTGSLRWLHTTDDAVVFARQDSRDTIIIALARAPWSGVRIPLTVADRMVWDASAHTCAQSPAAKNPELIYGHGETTVTDGHLVVPATGPAVHMWRIR